TGTCCCCCAGGGAAGACCGCGCTGCTGCACGCGCTGGCCAGCAGCGACGGGGTCCAGATCCACAACACCGAGAGCATCCGGCTGCTGCTGGAGGGAGGTGAGGCGCGccccgacccccgacccccggcccccgcgcccctgcccggcccgccTCACCTCCTGCTCTCTGACCCTCCCAGGGGCGGACGTCAAGGTGACCACCAAGGACGGGGACACGGTCTTCACCTGCGTCATCTTCCTGCTGGGCGAGACGGTGGGGGGCGACCCCGAGGAGGCGGCCATGATCAACCGCTTCTGCTTCCAAGTGACGCGCCTGCTGCTGGCGCACGGCGCCGACCCCAGCGAGTGCCCCGCCCACGAGTCGCTCACCCACATCTGCCTCAAGAGCTTCAAGCTGCACTTCCGGCTCCTGCGCTTCCTGCTGGAGTCGGGCGCGGCCTACAACTGCTCGCTGCACGGCGCGGCCTGCTGGTCTGGCTTCCACGTGGTCTTCGAGCGCCTCTGCTCGCACCCGGGCTGCGCCGAGGACGAGAGCCACCAGGAGCTGCTGCGCAAGGCCGAGACGGTCCTGGACCTCATGGTGACCAGCTCCCGGCGGCTGCAGCTGCCCGCCAACTTCGACGTCCGCCCCGTGGGCAGCCTGGCGCCCCGGATCCAGGCCCTGCACGGCGCCCTGCGCCAGCTGGAGCGCTGCCCGCCAGCCCTCAGCCACCTGTGCCGCGTGTCCATCCGGCTCTGCCTGCAGCCCTGGCCCGTGGACGCCAAGGTCCGGATACTGCCGCTCCCGGACAGGCTCAAGTGGTTCCTTCTCAGCGAGCACAGCAGCGCCGCGGATGAGGATGCCTGAGCGGGAGGGCCGGGCCCTGCCTGCCGGGCCCTCCGGGTGGCCGCGCCTCC
The nucleotide sequence above comes from Sorex araneus isolate mSorAra2 chromosome 1, mSorAra2.pri, whole genome shotgun sequence. Encoded proteins:
- the ASB6 gene encoding ankyrin repeat and SOCS box protein 6, translated to MPFLHGFRRIIFEYQPLVDAILGALGIQDPERQEPPDGAGRAASEDGADSADGVDGADSRLLGLAELLAGEAHTPFYREGVSNALLKMAELGLTRPAAVLLQNGASLGFEDPVTYYTALHIAVLRNQPDMVELLVRHGADINRRDRIHESSPLDLASEEPERLPCLRRLLELGAAVNAADKHGKTALLHALASSDGVQIHNTESIRLLLEGGADVKVTTKDGDTVFTCVIFLLGETVGGDPEEAAMINRFCFQVTRLLLAHGADPSECPAHESLTHICLKSFKLHFRLLRFLLESGAAYNCSLHGAACWSGFHVVFERLCSHPGCAEDESHQELLRKAETVLDLMVTSSRRLQLPANFDVRPVGSLAPRIQALHGALRQLERCPPALSHLCRVSIRLCLQPWPVDAKVRILPLPDRLKWFLLSEHSSAADEDA